GGTGGAACCAAATTTTAACaccaaatcaatatttttttatttgtttatgctCAGTCAGTCAAACCCAAGTGGGAAAGAACAAAGGAAACTGATGAGCACATGGGATGGGTTTTTGCTGCTTCGGAGACAGAGGAACCAGGAGCTGAACCTGACCCTTTGAATGGAGCAAAAAGTATTAGAGAACTTTACGAGCTTGCTAGTACAAACTACACTGGAAAGTATACTGTTCCTGTATGTTACCCACATGAAGTGTTCCTCtgctatcttttcttttcttttcttttttctttttgctggtAATAGATGTTTGAATCTCTAAGATTATGGGTTTTTGCTCTATGATAGGTACTATGGGATAAGAAACTCCAGACAATTGTTAATAATGAGAGTTCAGAGATAATCCGCATGTTTAATACTGAATTCAATGATATAGCAGAGAATGCAGCTTTGGACCTTTATCCTCCTCACTTGCAAGCCCAAATTAATGAGAGTAATGAATGGATATACGTTGGGATAAACAATGGTGTCTATAAATGTGGGTTTGCAAGGAAGCAAGAGCCTTATGAAGAGGTATGCGTTTTTTTTCATGCCATTGTCAATTTTAGGTTAAATGGGGAAGTGGAGTGTCTGCATTCTCGAAAGGAATTCTGCCAATGACTATGctaattttaagtattttaattgATCCTTCTTTTGGCAGGCCGTGAAACAGTTGTATGAAGCTTTGGACAAATGTGAGGAGATACTTGGCAAGCAACGGTACATATGCGGGAACAAACTGTCTGAAACAGATATTCGATTGTTTGTCACCCTCATAAGATTTGATGAGGTAATCTATGTCTCTCAAGCAACAAATGAAGCCTATTAGAAAATTTAGATAATCTTGTGGCTGTCTGAATAATTCGAACAAAAAACAGTTTCTAATCTTGTGGCTGTCTGAATAATTCGAACAGAAAACAGTTTCTATAAAGAACCatcatatttctttttcatCGGAAGTCTGCTGATGACAGcattccatttttttcttggaactttttgaattcttttataCTTTAATAATTTAGTTTGTAATTTTAGAGGGGTCCTTTAGTACAGTGCCCGTGTACATTAGTTGTGcctttcctttttccttctttaatAAACATTCATgtattattcataaaacaataaaataaaataagcattCATTTATCAAAGGAACCACTATAATTGTCCAAGAGTTTGTCTCCAAGTAACTTCTAGTATCAGATTTTCACATAGGACATTGTAGGCTTTCACCTCCCTTTGAACTTATATGCCAAACTCAACTTTTGACTCAATCTTTGTCTTTTCTACTGAACAACTAAGAGGggcataaataaaaaagtttagCCTAAATTTCACCTTTCATCCCTTAAACATAGGATAAATTCCAATTCAGTCtccagatttttttaaaaagttttaatttcgTTCCTTTCTTCCGACTATCAGGTTGACAATGCTGTCACAAAATTTGATGACAGGGTTCATCACAATGATTTTCATGTCATCAATTTCTGTGACGGCATCGCACTGGATGGAGGGACTACATTGCTCAGAATTAAAGCTTTTAGGAATGAAATTGGAACCTTTTTTAAAATCTAAGGAACTCTATATTTCAAGGAGACGTACGCTTTAGCCTGGAGTTTACCATGGGCACCTCACAAAAAGAGCTGTTTGCAATTACCAAACAACTCGTGTAATTCCTTGTAGTCTTTTTCATTGCAATGGTTTGTCCAGAATGGCTTAGCAACTCTCACATATTAAATGTGTTTGAGCAACCCTGTTTGTTCTTTTGGAGAAAAAGACTTGATACGAGGAaaactgttaaaaaaatttgtttatgCACAATGGGAACATATATGATATGAGGAATTTGAGTTCATTTTGAGATAAAGGGAGTCAAACATAGTTaagtctgaaaaaaaaaaaatccctgtTAACGTTCCTTTTTAATTAGACTGGGTCTTGCAAAAACTGTGGCCATATATAGATGCAGCATCTGTTTAATCTAGATCTTATAATTCAGGTATTGGCTTTCTCTTGCTTTCTTGGTCTTATTTGAAACTCTGGCGATTGTCTATAAGAGATTCTTCAAGTATCTTAGAAATTTGAGTTTGTATAATGACACAGGTATATGCTGTCCACTTCAAGTGTAACAAGAAACTGCTACGTGAGTACTCGAATCTCTTCAATTACACCAAGGACGTTTTTCAAATGCATGGGATCAGTAGTACAGTCAACATGGAACACATCAAGCGGCATTACTATGGAAGCCATCCTTCTATTAATCCATTTGGCATCATTCCTCTTGGACCTGATATTGACTACTCTTCTCCTCATGACAGAGAGAGGTTTTCTACATAAATTGTAAATGAATGCAGACTACTGGATAAATGGTTTTTATCTTGAAGTTATAAGGTTTTTACTTTGGATAATCACCTGAAGCCTTCATATATCTTGAGGGAAAATAGATTCTTCAAAAAGGTGCGTATGAATAATCGTAGACGAATGTGTGTTATAATTGATGGTGGTATGACTTTTCTATTCTTCTAACTTACCTGTATGATAAAGATGAAGATTGCCACCATGTTTTCCCCTGAAGTATAAttcaaacagaagaaaaaaagaaaaacagttaTGGTAGTTGACTTAGTGTAACATCATTGTATCTTTGCTACCATACTATGTTACAGAATGATTTTGCAGATACTATTGGGTTTCTTCATTGCAGGCTTAGACT
This DNA window, taken from Alnus glutinosa chromosome 5, dhAlnGlut1.1, whole genome shotgun sequence, encodes the following:
- the LOC133869438 gene encoding uncharacterized protein LOC133869438, whose translation is MARSAVDETSDSGAFLRTASTFRNFISQDPKSQFPAEFGRYHLYISYACPWASRCLAYLKIKGLDKAITFTSVKPKWERTKETDEHMGWVFAASETEEPGAEPDPLNGAKSIRELYELASTNYTGKYTVPVLWDKKLQTIVNNESSEIIRMFNTEFNDIAENAALDLYPPHLQAQINESNEWIYVGINNGVYKCGFARKQEPYEEAVKQLYEALDKCEEILGKQRYICGNKLSETDIRLFVTLIRFDEVYAVHFKCNKKLLREYSNLFNYTKDVFQMHGISSTVNMEHIKRHYYGSHPSINPFGIIPLGPDIDYSSPHDRERFST